In the genome of Nitrospinota bacterium, the window CTGGGTTGGCGGCCAGATAAACATCAAGGTGTTTTACGGCCCGATCATCCGCCTTGGCGTAGAAAAACATCCCGCCCAGAATCCTTTCCGTGTCGGCGGCGTTGGGGCGGGGCGACATTTCCTTTTTGACAAGCTTTTCGGCCTCATCAGCCCCGGCCCGGGCAACAACCATGGCAAGCTGCTGGTACGAGAATGGATCGTGGTGGTTCACATAATTGAGCTTGAGGAAAACGGCGACGGCTTCCCTGTATTTCTTTTCCGTGACAAGCCGGATCCCTTCGATGCGCAACCGTTCCAGTTCTTTCAACTGCTCGGCCCGGGTGGTGGACGTAAGCCCAGGTATGGGCGCCGCGTCACCACCGCCAAAACGGTTCCACGGCTCCAACCCCGCCACCGCCCCAA includes:
- a CDS encoding tetratricopeptide repeat protein, which translates into the protein MKLWITMAVAGALLGAVAGLEPWNRFGGGDAAPIPGLTSTTRAEQLKELERLRIEGIRLVTEKKYREAVAVFLKLNYVNHHDPFSYQQLAMVVARAGADEAEKLVKKEMSPRPNAADTERILGGMFFYAKADDRAVKHLDVYLAANPDDPAAMYYTGAITRKKGDNKEAIRVLSKVVEKEPGHYYAYVELQQAYEAMGNDAQAAKMLGLALKNSPSNKEGVCCGLPPDKKATEKGKKT